TTTCCTCCCTTCCCGGGGGTGACCTCACTGATGAGGTCGTCCCCGGAGGTGACCTCACTAATGATGTCATCGCAAGGGATGACATGACGTTtcccgggccgggggctgccccttCCGCTGACATCAGCGCCGCGGGTGATGTCACTTCCTCCCTGCCGGGAGACACTATTGGCCCGGAGCTCCGACCTGCCGGTGACCTCATCGGTGACATCATCGGTGACGCTTCCGCTTGGAACGACTTCCCCGATGATGTCACGCCTGAGGACGACGTCACTTCCTTCCTccccggcgggggcgcggggcgggacGTCTGTCCCCAGGCTGACGTCAGCGATGATGTCACCCGGGGAGCCGCCCTCGCTGACATCACCGGGGGTGgcgccgccccctccctgccgggAGCCCTTTCTGCCCGGGATGACGTCACGGGTGACCTCAGCCCGGGGGCGGAGCGACCCCCCCGACCCCTCAAAGAACCTCCCTGCCCGGCCGATGACATCACCGATGACGTCGCCGCCGACGCGCCCAGCGAGGGGGGCGGCAGCCGAGGCCACGCCCCAggtgaggccggggggggggcggggccagggccggcggggggcggggcctgaagGTGGGGCGGGGCCTGGAGGGGGCCGGGCCtgaaggcggggggggcgggaaggggcgtGGCCAGGAGTGagtgggcggggcctggggggtggagggggcgtGGTTTCCCGCTCGGGGGCGTGGCCGCAGGCAGGTGCGTGGCGCCAAAGGGCGtctcccccgggggggggcggggcttaggggtagggggcggggcccggcgctgACCCCGCCCCTctttgcgcccccccccccccccccccccctttcccccccccccagacgccccccagccccagacgcccccccccggctgccccctcgtCTTCCTCGCCCTCGTCTGcctcctcctcgccctcctcctcctcgccggggTCTTCGCGGTACGGCCCAGGCCCCTGggtccattttggggggggggggggggggggggggttgggggtcccggccccctgggtccctttttgggggggcggggggggtcacgggggtgggggggttgggggtccgGCCcctgggtccctttttgggggggggtggggggtgttaaGGGGGGGGTCCCAGACGCCTCAGTGtcatggggggggtggggggtcctggATACCTGGCtcccttggggaggggggggtcgggggggggttgggggggtgtcaTGGACACCTGTGTCCCCTGGAGGGGGGGTGTCaaaggggggggggtcccagatgTCTGGGTCtcatggggggggggtgtcccagacacctgggttcctggggggggtgtcacgggggggggggggtgtgtgtgtgctgggtacttgggtccctttttgggggggggtcatggacacctgggtcccctgggggggggagggtcaaGGGGGGGTCACGGGACGGGGGGGGGTGTCGCGGACACCTGGGTtccttgcggggggggggggggggggtcacggggccgggggggggtcctgggtacTGGGTTCCcttgagcgggggggggggtcccggacacctgggtcccttttggggtggtggtggtgggggggggaggttcaTGGCCACCTGGGTCagcccatggcgggggggcgggggggcggccacctgcgcccccccccgccccgaccccctgaccccccccctttttcctctctcccccccccccaggccgtcCATTACGTCAAGGTCTTCATCATCAGCTCGGCCACCTTCTCCGTGCCGGTGGCCGAATCCTTCCCATGAGCCTttgcgaggtggggggggggacaagatggtggccgggggtgggggggggaatgtcACCTCACCCCTGGGTGTGTctgaccccccccctcctccccaaaagaagcaataaacctccccccccccgccacggccaTGGCTGCCCCGGCCTCCTGGGTCCCTTTGGGTGGGGAACGGGAGCGTCACGGCCGGTGGCCACCGGCGAGTCCGGGCTTGTCACCGGCTTGGGGACAGCGGGTCCGGACAAAGAGTCAttgtccccaaggtgccaccgcaggggggggtggggggggttgggggtggccGTCGGGGCTCGGCCACGCgccggggacatggggatggggggggggggggcaccagggagggtttggggacagcaggacactggggagcctggggacaccagggagggtttggggacacccggacactggggacatcaggacactggggacaccaggaagggcttggggacacctggactctggggacaccagggagggtttggggacatcaggacactggggacatcaggaagggcttggggacacctggaCTCTGGGGACATctggacactggggacaccaggaaggGTTTGGGGACATCAGGCCCCTGGGgagcctggggacaccagggagggtttggggacaccTGGACTCTGGGGACAtcaggacactggggacatcaggaAGGGCTTGGGAACACCCGGactctggggacaccagggagggtttggggacaccCGGACTCCGGGGACATctggacactggggacaccaggaagggtttggggacatctggacactggggacatcaggaagggcttggggacaccaggacactggggacatcgggAAGGGTTTGGGGACATCAGGCCCCTGGGgagcctggggacaccagggagggtttggggacaccTGGACTCTGGGGACATCAGGACGCTGGGGACATCAGGAAGGGCTTGGGGACACTAGGACACTGGGGACGCCAGGGAATATTTGGGGACATCTGGACTCTGGGGAGCCTGGGGACACCAGAGAGGGTTTGGGGACACCTGGGCTCTGGGGACGCTGAGGACaccagggagggtttggggacatcAGGACaccagggagggtttggggacacctggggacatcAGGACACTGGGGAGAATTTGGGGAcactggagatgctggggagggtttggggacattggggacactgaGGGTATTGGGGagcctggggacactggggacaccaggaggggtttggggacACCAAGGACGCTGGGC
This DNA window, taken from Chroicocephalus ridibundus chromosome 28, bChrRid1.1, whole genome shotgun sequence, encodes the following:
- the LOC134507864 gene encoding uncharacterized protein LOC134507864, with protein sequence MTFPGPGAAPSADISAAGDVTSSLPGDTIGPELRPAGDLIGDIIGDASAWNDFPDDVTPEDDVTSFLPGGGAGRDVCPQADVSDDVTRGAALADITGGGAAPSLPGALSARDDVTGDLSPGAERPPRPLKEPPCPADDITDDVAADAPSEGGGSRGHAPDAPQPQTPPPGCPLVFLALVCLLLALLLLAGVFAAVHYVKVFIISSATFSVPVAESFP